TCTGAAGCTTTAAATAAAGTCACGATTGGTTAAAAAGTAGCAACGTATGACTACCACTACTACACCCAACGTCCAAATAGCAATCAATGCAATTTTTGAGGTTCTAGGTGAACCGAGTGATGAGTGCCAGTGTCAGGCATTAGAGCAATATAAAAATGGTAATGCGCGGGAAGCGAAAAAAACGTCCGCCAGTCATCTAAGAGATTTTTACTGTAAATGCTTAGGATTTTTAGTCAGTGCTACAGACATAAATCCTAACCTGAATAAGATTTTGTCAGCCGCAGCAAATGCAGCCGCTGATCACGCACAGATGAGAGCTTTAGATCAAATTAGTGATGGTAATGCGATCGCTTTTGAATCCACCGATATAGTTGGGAGTGTCACAGAAAATATTCTCAGATTCCTCACGCCCACAAATGAACACCACGAATTAGCTCTAGCTGCCAGAAATAATTATGATGTACTCAAAGAGCTTGAGCAGAAAAATTCAGAAGATTATTTAATCAAAGCTTTGCTCTATTTAACAAAAGCTCATCCAGATTCCCCTGCACTGTTCACAATCATTGCTGAAGCTAGTACAACCGCAGCACTACATACCAGAAACTTAGCGCATCAAAAAATTACAGATGCGATCGCTTCTGCACTCACATCAGGCGCATAACGGCTTTTTAATTACCAACACTCACTGAAAAATAAAGCAGAGTTGTTTTAAGCCAGATATTTCAAATTGTGCTAACAAAAAATATAGATGAGGATTCTGAGGTATGACACAACTACTGACCAAAGCAGAAATTCACAAACTGGCAAATAGTCTGTCGGGTTGGACTGTAGAGAGTAACAAGTTACAGACTCTACGTAAATTTAAAGATTTTGTTGCAGCAATTGAATTCGTGAATAAATTAGTGGAACCTGCTGAATCAGCGGCACATCATCCAGACATAGAAATTTCTTATAACAAAGTCAAAGTTACACTCACCACTCATGATGCAGGTGGGTTAACCCAAAAAGACTTTGACCTAGCAGCTATAATTTCTCAAATCGTTTAAAATGATTGCTTTGCCTAGCTACAACTGGGTAATCGAAACTGCTGTAGTGGCGATGAATGGGAAATTTAAATACTCTCAACCCTACTCTTGCCCAGGAAAGACAGAAATTTGATTGTGACAGTTTAGGAGGCGATCGCACATAGCTTGTCATTTGCGCCTAATGCTCTATAATAATAAGCTATAAAGGTATGTTTTTGCATAAGTTAATTACATCAATTTTTAACATTAAGTTAAGCAGATGTTGCCTTTGCAAAAACTAAAATTGTAATAGTCGCACTGTAGCTCATTAACGAAATTTCAAAAAATATCGTATTTTTGAGAAGAGGTGTTACGAAACAATTGTCTATACAAGGTGTGAGGAGAAAAGTAAAAATGTCTAATCTCTTGTGGAAATCACTCGTGGTTAGCCCGGCAGTTTTAGGAGCAACCCTACTCGTTTCAGCAACAGCGATTGCAGCTCCTAATGCTAGTGCAGAAGTTTCAACAAATGAAAAAACCGTTGCCATAGAAGTTGCCCAGCCAGAAGTTTTGGCACAAGCGGCTCCTGCTAACAACGACAGCAAAGTTTTAGACCAAGTTAACCGTTACAGCAACGAAGGCAAAACTAGCAATTCGCTGTCTCAAGTAACTTCAGTCTCCCAGTTTTCTGATGTACAACCAACAGACTGGGCATTCCAAGCATTACAGTCCTTGGTAGAGCGTTACGGTTGTATTGCTGGTTATCCCAACGGTACTTACCGTGGTAATCGCGCTCTTACCCGTTATGAATTCGCTGCTGGTTTGAACGCTTGTTTGGATCGAGTAAACGAATTGATTGCCACAGCAACAGCTGACTTAGTAACCAAACAAGATTTAGCAACTTTACAGCGGTTACAAGAAGAATTTTCCGCTGAATTAGCAACCTTGCGTGGTCGTGTAGATGCTTTAGAAGCACGCACTGCTGAATTAGAAGCTAATCAATTCTCGACCACAACCAAACTCGTTGGTGAAGCAATTTTTGCTGTTAGCGATGTATTTGGTGATCGCAGCGGTAATAACAATAACACTGTCTTCCAAGACAGAGTACGTTTAGGCTTGCAAACCAGCTTCACTGGTAGAGACGTATTGACCACTCGTTTGACAGCAAGCAACTCAAGTGCTTTTAACTTAACAGACCGTAATAATGCTGCTATCGGTAGCTCAGAAGCTACCCAAACCTTTAATGTAGGCGGTAACGATGCACGTAATAACGGCGTTGAAATAGACCGCTTAACATACG
This window of the Nostoc sp. HK-01 genome carries:
- the phhB gene encoding pterin-4-alpha-carbinolamine dehydratase; translated protein: MTQLLTKAEIHKLANSLSGWTVESNKLQTLRKFKDFVAAIEFVNKLVEPAESAAHHPDIEISYNKVKVTLTTHDAGGLTQKDFDLAAIISQIV